Proteins from a genomic interval of Pseudophryne corroboree isolate aPseCor3 chromosome 4, aPseCor3.hap2, whole genome shotgun sequence:
- the LOC134909666 gene encoding E3 ubiquitin/ISG15 ligase TRIM25-like, whose amino-acid sequence MAERALTEELTCPVCLATYQDPVNLGCGHCFCRHCITKALVFQKEQGRAYSCPMCQAVYEDYPSLQRNLQLCSIVENYNALQESREPSEVPCSYCLGVPNRAAKTCLTCEVSLCQQHLERHSSKKGHILLEPGQSLQERKCSEHNKLLEYYCQGDESCICVTCYIAGAHSGHTIVTLKQAQEQKRATMSQTAASLTDRVDSLAKDIGALHEGLAKVKENTVQLSKALKDQADKIIAKVWSLFDEIIDTVIEKGEQSVSQVTALAKQMEDTKGNLIQILEELNTLREQADALIFLKDYSRVQERIEQQNVQINTLHVLDLKVDPQMIQMIENNTSDNISHLRCVLNHVETILSTQIQQLVRVGGHQAVPNTPNQTEDSEGSKFWSSRNQTVYSGGFGFGTKAPHQTLGFGGHRPHAFQPVTTASLVEPKKMILTFNQNLYKHCNFNMVVSNGNKTVTASHMNMMYKKAICKCKLSIILNCPITKNMDPSPVYSLFDVTKSTNWSVGVQNGFSQWYLKSDGGNLSYESKTTLLLGKHVVNILKMQLDFQDNILGFYDASALKDIPLLVCKCDSVFTDTMVYGFGDQRSLFNHNFQKSVNIGVGLLNGSLTLL is encoded by the coding sequence ATGGCTGAGCGGGCCCTCACCGAGGAGCTGACCTGCCCCGTCTGTCTGGCAACCTACCAGGACCCGGTCAACCTGGGCTGCGGCCACTGCTTCTGCAGACACTGCATCACCAAGGCGCTCGTCTTCCAGAAGGAGCAGGGGAGAGCGTACTCCTGCCCCATGTGCCAGGCAGTGTACGAGGACTACCCCAGCCTGCAGAGGAACCTGCAGCTCTGCAGCATTGTGGAGAACTATAATGCGCTGCAGGAGAGCCGTGAGCCCAGTGAGGTTCCCTGCAGCTACTGCCTGGGTGTCCCCAACAGAGCGGCGAAGACCTGTTTGACCTGCGAGGTGTCCCTGTGCCAGCAGCACCTGGAGAGGCACAGCAGCAAGAAGGGCCACATCCTGCTGGAGCCCGGGCAGTCGCTGCAGGAGAGGAAGTGCAGCGAGCACAACAAGCTGCTGGAGTACTACTGCCAGGGGGACGAGAGCTGCATCTGTGTCACCTGCTACATCGCCGGCGCCCACTCTGGACACACCATCGTCACATTAAAGCAGGCGCAAGAGCAAAAGAGAGCTACCATGTCCCAGACCGCTGCCAGCCTGACTGATAGGGTGGATAGTCTAGCCAAGGACATAGGTGCCCTGCACGAAGGCCTAGCAAAGGTAAAGGAGAACACAGTTCAGCTTTCTAAGGCCCTGAAGGATCAGGCTGACAAAATAATTGCTAAAGTGTGGTCCCTGTTTGATGAGATTATAGACACGGTCATTGAAAAGGGAGAGCAGTCTGTGTCCCAGGTGACTGCTCTGGCAAAGCAGATGGAGGATACCAAAGGAAATCTGATACAAATTCTAGAGGAATTAAACACACTGAGGGAACAAGCGGATGCCCTGATTTTTCTGAAGGATTACTCAAGAGTACAGGAACGGATCGAACAGCAAAATGTACAAATCAACACATTGCATGTCCTGGACCTGAAAGTTGATCCGCAAATGATTCAAATGATAGAAAACAATACTTCTGATAATATTTCCCATCTCCGGTGTGTTCTGAATCACGTAGAGACTATTCTCTCTACACAGATCCAGCAGCTTGTACGCGTCGGAGGACACCAGGCTGTTCCAAATACTCCAAATCAGACTGAAGATTCTGAAGGAAGCAAGTTCTGGTCAAGTAGAAATCAGACTGTATATTCCGGAGGATTTGGTTTCGGTACAAAAGCTCCACATCAGACTCTAGGTTTCGGAGGACACAGACCCCATGCGTTTCAGCCTGTCACTACTGCCAGCTTGGTGGAACCTAAGAAAATGATTTTAACTTTTAACCAGAATTTATACAAACACTGTAACTTCAATATGGTGGTTTCAAATGGCAACAAAACAGTAACTGCCAGTCATATGAATATGATGTATAAGAAAGCAATTTGTAAGTGTAAACTTTCTATAATTCTGAATTGCCCCATTACAAAAAACATGGATCCTAGCCCAGTGTACTCTCTATTTGATGTCACTAAATCCACTAACTGGAGTGTAGGAGTCCAAAACGGATTCTCGCAGTGGTACTTAAAGAGTGACGGAGGCAATCTTTCATATGAATCAAAAACCACCCTTCTGCTGGGGAAACATGTTGTTAATATATTAAAAATGCAGTTGGACTTTCAAGACAATATACTAGGCTTTTATGATGCATCAGCATTAAAAGATATACCTTTATTAGTATGTAAATGTGACAGTGTCTTTACAGATACTATGGTTTATGGCTTTGGGGACCAAAGAAGTCTATTTAACCATAACTTTCAAAAATCTGTAAACATTGGAGTTGGTCTTCTAAATGGCTCATTGACCCTGCTTTAA